A portion of the Candidatus Nezhaarchaeota archaeon genome contains these proteins:
- a CDS encoding acylphosphatase, producing MLIKAVVRCSGTVQGVGFRPFVYRAAVGQGLAGYVRNLKDAGVEIVVEGEEEGVQSFLKRLVEEKPPLVSYERLSVE from the coding sequence ATGTTAATAAAAGCGGTGGTTCGCTGCAGCGGTACTGTTCAAGGGGTGGGGTTTAGGCCGTTTGTCTATCGAGCTGCAGTAGGCCAAGGGCTAGCGGGCTATGTTAGGAACCTGAAGGACGCTGGGGTGGAGATAGTCGTTGAGGGCGAGGAGGAGGGCGTCCAGAGCTTCCTTAAGAGGCTGGTCGAGGAGAAGCCTCCGCTAGTTAGCTATGAGAGGCTGAGCGTAGAG
- a CDS encoding HypC/HybG/HupF family hydrogenase formation chaperone — MVCQWCLATCLAIPGRVVEVKGEQALVDFGGVRRIVYLTLLPREVKPGDYVMVHTGFAIEVVDRREAEEVWRLLREAGVA; from the coding sequence ATGGTATGTCAATGGTGCTTAGCTACGTGCCTAGCCATCCCAGGTAGGGTTGTTGAAGTGAAGGGGGAGCAGGCGCTCGTTGACTTCGGGGGTGTTAGGCGGATAGTTTACTTAACGCTACTCCCTCGAGAAGTTAAGCCCGGGGACTACGTCATGGTGCACACGGGCTTCGCCATCGAGGTCGTCGATAGGCGGGAGGCTGAGGAAGTCTGGCGTCTACTAAGGGAGGCCGGGGTGGCTTAG
- a CDS encoding inorganic phosphate transporter, with protein MEGLVLALGLAATLYMAWCLGANDAANPTECAVGAGVISLKRALVLFAVFSSLGALLQGYMVMKTLGRGIVASIDLVGAFTTALAAGLWITLCTYLGLPISTSQSITGAVIGYGLIVFGLGGVRWDIMTRVVASWLTSPLSAIAMTMLLFKLLTKLTEGKSFSGRLVKALLIASLCFSAYSFGANDVGNATGVLLTMAGGLGTTGMLMLSAWGALGIAIGGFTWGYRVIRTVAYRVTRIDPYSGAAAELSNALVVYLFTTVPHALIGYGMPISTTHTSVGSVIGAGLARRRKVSWRTVLFIVSSWLLTVPITAIMSMTLYRLATSLIPS; from the coding sequence ATGGAGGGCCTCGTGCTAGCGCTAGGGCTAGCCGCTACGCTCTACATGGCTTGGTGCCTGGGAGCTAACGACGCAGCCAATCCAACTGAGTGTGCTGTGGGCGCTGGCGTAATTTCGCTTAAGAGAGCCCTCGTGCTCTTCGCTGTCTTCAGCTCTCTCGGAGCCCTCCTTCAGGGGTACATGGTCATGAAAACTCTGGGGAGGGGCATCGTTGCATCCATAGACCTCGTAGGGGCCTTCACCACTGCCTTAGCCGCTGGCTTATGGATAACCTTATGCACGTACTTAGGCCTCCCTATCTCCACCAGCCAATCGATCACGGGGGCCGTCATAGGCTACGGCCTAATCGTATTCGGTCTGGGGGGAGTTAGGTGGGACATCATGACCAGGGTGGTGGCCAGCTGGTTAACTTCACCCCTATCAGCCATAGCGATGACCATGCTGCTCTTCAAGCTACTAACGAAGCTCACCGAGGGCAAGTCTTTTAGTGGCAGGCTTGTCAAGGCCCTCTTGATAGCTTCTCTATGCTTCTCGGCCTACTCCTTCGGGGCTAACGACGTCGGGAACGCCACTGGCGTCCTATTAACCATGGCCGGCGGCCTGGGCACCACTGGGATGCTTATGCTCTCAGCCTGGGGGGCCTTAGGGATAGCCATCGGCGGCTTTACGTGGGGCTACAGAGTAATTAGGACCGTGGCATACAGGGTAACACGCATAGATCCCTACTCGGGCGCTGCGGCTGAGCTGTCGAACGCACTAGTCGTCTACTTGTTCACTACGGTACCCCATGCCTTAATTGGCTACGGAATGCCTATCTCAACTACCCATACGAGCGTAGGCTCTGTTATAGGCGCTGGGCTAGCTAGGAGGAGGAAGGTTAGTTGGAGAACTGTGCTGTTCATAGTGAGCTCCTGGCTCCTCACTGTGCCGATCACGGCCATAATGAGCATGACGCTATACAGGCTAGCGACCTCTCTCATACCTTCATGA
- the hypD gene encoding hydrogenase formation protein HypD encodes MLQPLESYRDKELVLKVARAIREASLRVKEVKIMHVCGTHEQVISQHGIRSLLPANVKVIAGPGCPVCVVPAREVDEAIKLALEHKVVLATFGDMYRVPGSEFSLAEARALGGDVRVVYSISDAVKIAEESPSRQVAFFSIGFETTAPTTASMLIEGVPRNFSVLVSHRLIPPAMELLMGVSEVYFDGFICPGHVATIIGTRPFKIFPEFYRMPTVIAGFEPLDVLLAVKHIVDQVEAGVARLVNEYRRLVREDGNVKAQRLMEEVFEVCDARWRGIGRVPSSGLRLKEKYGEHDARLRFNVKVEGSRDLKPGCSCHLVLIGKLAPPECPLFAKACTPRAPQGPCMVSSEGTCNIWYRYGGKLST; translated from the coding sequence ATGCTCCAGCCGCTAGAGAGCTACAGGGACAAGGAGCTAGTATTGAAAGTAGCGAGGGCTATTAGAGAAGCTTCGCTTAGAGTTAAGGAAGTCAAGATAATGCACGTGTGCGGGACCCACGAGCAAGTGATTTCTCAGCACGGAATTAGGTCTCTGCTCCCGGCCAACGTGAAGGTCATAGCTGGCCCGGGCTGCCCAGTCTGCGTAGTGCCAGCTAGAGAGGTGGACGAGGCCATCAAGCTGGCGCTCGAGCATAAAGTAGTGCTAGCGACCTTCGGTGACATGTACAGAGTCCCTGGGAGCGAGTTTTCGCTAGCCGAGGCTAGAGCTCTAGGAGGGGATGTGAGGGTGGTCTATAGCATTAGCGACGCAGTAAAGATAGCTGAGGAGAGCCCCTCAAGGCAGGTCGCTTTCTTCTCCATAGGCTTTGAGACCACGGCCCCTACTACTGCGAGCATGCTTATAGAGGGGGTGCCTAGAAACTTCAGCGTCTTAGTTAGCCACCGCCTCATACCGCCGGCCATGGAGCTACTCATGGGGGTCTCTGAAGTATACTTCGACGGCTTCATCTGCCCTGGCCACGTGGCTACGATAATAGGGACGAGGCCCTTCAAGATATTCCCAGAGTTCTACAGGATGCCCACCGTCATAGCTGGCTTTGAGCCCCTAGACGTCCTACTGGCAGTAAAGCACATCGTGGACCAAGTAGAGGCAGGAGTAGCTAGGCTAGTTAATGAGTACCGTAGGCTAGTGAGAGAGGACGGTAACGTTAAGGCTCAGAGGCTAATGGAGGAAGTGTTCGAAGTATGCGACGCTAGGTGGCGTGGGATAGGGCGAGTCCCTTCGTCAGGCCTAAGGCTGAAGGAGAAGTATGGAGAACACGATGCGAGGCTCAGGTTTAACGTCAAGGTTGAGGGCTCCAGGGACCTTAAGCCTGGGTGCTCCTGCCACCTAGTCCTGATAGGTAAGCTCGCCCCGCCAGAGTGCCCGCTGTTTGCTAAGGCCTGTACCCCACGAGCTCCGCAGGGCCCGTGCATGGTGTCTAGTGAGGGCACATGCAATATTTGGTACCGGTACGGAGGCAAGCTCAGTACTTAA